The Tenrec ecaudatus isolate mTenEca1 chromosome 8, mTenEca1.hap1, whole genome shotgun sequence DNA window cagaagagaccagtccctgaagaaggacatcatgcttggtagagcggaggggcagcgaaaaagaggcaggccctcaaccaAATGCACTCAGTGGCTGTCACGATGGGCTCTGGTTGTAAGAACAATTGGGaagctggcacaggaccgtgctGCCTCTCGTCCTTCTGcgcatagggtggctatgggtcagaaccgacttgatggcacctaacaaagacGGGAAGGTCCTGCTTCCAGGAAGGCCTGGGGCTTAGCAGGCTCCGAATAACTTAACGGTTGGTCAGACAAATTGAGTACCGGACACACAGGTTAGTGACCAGGCTGGGAAGTGAGGCAGGAGTCGGAAGATGTAGAACCTTATCTAGAGGTGAGAGGCTggagagggcggggagggagCCAGGTGCACAGGCAGCAGAGGGCCCCCAACCAGAAGGTGGCTGCAGGAGAGCGGAGAGAGGGTGAAGTAAGCCAGGGCGGGGAGCAGAAAGGGCAGGGTCAGGAGACAGGAGGGAGGCTCCACAAGGCCTGGCAGTACGCTGAAGGGAAGGAGTGACAGGTCCCCGTTCGCTGGCAGCAAAAAAGGGGAGCAACGGAGAGCCTGCCAAGAGTGGCTAGGAAAGGAACAAGtgcggggtggtggatgccaccGCGGGGAATCTGCAACCTCAGCCGTCACTCCGGGGGAGGCAGGCCGAACAGGGAGGGGCCACCCCGACCGGAGAAGGCGTTAGCAACCTGCCAGCTCCCGGTTAACAAAGGGGGGACTACAACTCCCAGCATGCTCGGCCCGGTGGGGTGACGGCGGGCGGTGGCTGCGCTGCGCCGCGCTGCACTGGACTGGTGGGCGCGGGAGCTGGGTCGGCACCGGAGCCGGTGGTTGCAGAGGGGGCTctgcgggggggcgggggccggcgaTGCGCCGCTCTCCCCAGCGCAGCGGCCGCGCCCGGCTCGCTTCTCCGGCCCCGCGGCCCcgcctcctgccccaccccagccGAGAGGCTTAGCCCGGGCGCAGCATCACTCTCGCCACCGCTGCTCCGCCCCATCCCCTTCTGTTTTTCTCTCGCTCTCGGGTGGCGGCGGGGAAGGCGGAGGCTCGGGCGGCGGCAGCAGCGGAGGCAGCCGCGGCGGCTGCAATGCATGATCCCCCGGTTCGGGGGGAGGACTCCAGGTGAGCCTCTGTCCTCGGAGGGCCCGGAACCCCCCGCCGCCCCCGGCCGCGCCGTCTCCGCTATGGATCTCTAGAGGCTGGAGGAGGAGAAGACAGCTCGGCTGCCCATCCCCatcccatttcccccttcctttatCTCATTGTTGCCGTCGCTGTTTACTGCAGCGCTCCCTCTGCTCCGGCATGGGGCGGGCTCCGGGCGCTGCCACTCGGCCGGCCGGGCCCCCGCTGTCCCTGCCGCTGCCCAGGGGGTCTGCCTAATCCCACCTCCCCAGCACCGAAAAGGCAGTGGGAGCCGGGACTGCAGCGACGGCGACGGCGGGGCCACCTCCCAGCATCCGCGCCCTAGGAGACTGCATGCGGATTGAAGAGCGGCGCCTGGGGGCTGGGCTGGCCCCGCGCATCCGGACTTAGAGAAGAGGACTGACAGACCGCCCCGGGCTGCTGCgcggtggggctggggctggaagggCAGGGCAGCCAAGATGGCCAGTAAAAGCAAGGCCAGTGAGGCCCTCAAGGTGGtggcccggtgccgccccctcagCCGGAAGGAGGAGGCCGCTGGTCACGAGCAGATCCTGACGATGGACGTGAAGCTGGGCCAGGTGACCCTGCGCAATCCGCGCGCCACCCCCGGGGAGCTGCCCAAGACCTTCACGTTCGACGCTGTGTATGACCCCAGCTCCAAGCAGGCGGACCTCTACGATGAGACCGTGAGACCCCTGGTCGACTCGGTGCTTCAGGGTTTCAATGGCACGGTGTTTGCCTATGGCCAGACGGGCACCGGCAAGACCTACACCATGCAGGGCACCTGGGTGGAGCCCGAGCTCCGCGGGGTCATACCCAACGCCTTTGACCACATCTTCACCAACATCTCCCGCTCCCAGAACCAGCAGTACCTGGTCCGGGCCTCGTACCTGGAGATCTACCAGGAGGAGATTCGAGACCTGCTCTCCAAGGAGCCGGGCAAGAGGCTGGAGCTGAAGGAGAACCCTGAAACGGGCGTCTACATCAAGGACCTCTCCTCCTTTGTCACCAAGAACGTCAAGGAGATCGAGCACGTGATGAACCTGGGGAACCAGACCCGCGCCGTGGGCAGCACACACATGAACGAGGTCAGCTCCCGCTCCCATGCCATCTTCGTCATCACCGTGGAGTGCAGCGAGCGTGGTTCCGATGGCCAGGACCACATCCGCGTGGGCAAGCTCAACCTCGTGGACCTGGCCGGCAGCGAGAGGCAGAACAAGGTGGGCCCCAACACGGCCGCCGGGGCAGCCACGCAGGCctctggcggcggcggcggcggcggcgcgggagGCAGTGTTGGTGGCGGAGAGAGGCCTAAAGAAGCCTCCAAGATCAACCTCTCGCTGTCCGCCCTGGGCAACGTGATCGCGGCTCTGGCGGGCCACCGGAGCACGCACATCCCCTACAGGGACTCCAAGCTCACCCGGCTGCTCCAGGACTCTCTTGGGGGGAATGCCAAGACCATCATGGTGGCCACGCTGGGGCCGGCGTCTCACAGCTACGACGAGAGCCTGTCCACCCTGCGCTTTGCCAACCGAGCCAAGAACATCAAGAACAAGCCTCGGGTGAACGAGGACCCCAAGGACACGCTGCTGCGGGAGTTCCAGGAGGAGATCGCCCGCCTGAAGGCCCAGCTGGAGAAGAAAGGCATGCTGGGGAAGCGGCCCCGGAGGAAGAGCAGCCGCAAGAAAAAGGCCGTGTCTGCCCCGCCCGGGTACCCCGAAGGGTCGGTGATCGAGGCCTGGGTGGCCGAGGAGGAAGATgaccacaacaacaaccaccGCCCGCCCCAGCCCATGGTGGAGTCGGCTTTGGAGAAGAACATGGAGAATTATCTGCAGGAGCAGAAGGAGAGACTGGAGGAGGAGAAGGCGGCCATCCGAGAGGACCGCAGCCTGGTGAGCGAGGAGAAGCAGAAACTgctggaggaaaaggagaagatgctGGCGGATCTGTGGCGGGAGCAGCAGGCCACCGAGCTGCTCGCTGCCAAGTACAAGGTAAGGCCCCAAAGGGGGCAGCTGGAGGAGTCCCCTTGGAGGTCTGTGGGTCTTGCAGGGTCTGTGGTCTCCTGCCAGCTGTGCCCCTGGGCCAGGCAGGGAATTTCCTGTGACCCCAGACCACCAGCAGAGCCTCCAAGGGAGGGcttggaagagagagaaagagagagagagagaaaagagagagacccACCCCAAAGCAGGCAGGTGGCACAATGAGCTTGGGTGGTCTCAGCAGGTGGCACAATGAGCTTGGGTGGTCTCAGCAGGTGGCACAATGAGCTTGGGTGGTCTCAGCTGCTGCCTGTCAGTCTCTCCTGGTGGCCCAGTTATCAGCAGGTCAGTAAGATGGCCAAGCAAGAGCTCAGCTTCTCAGGAGTGTGGCTTCCTCCCTTGCAACTTCCTCCTCCTGCAGCACCTTGGGGAAGCACATCCTTCTCATCCTAGCTGACCCTTAGCAGGCACCTCACAGTTCACAAGGCAGCCCCCACCctcttacccccacccccctcatctGATTTTACCTATTCCTTAGCCTAGTCATCTAGCCTCCTTTTACAGCAGAAGACTGAGATGCTGCAGCAGACTGGCATGACCGAGGTTCCATCCTACTGGGTGGCAGAGCTGAGCCAGAACCCTCAGACCTAGTGCTCCTTCAAGTCTTGGGTGGCAGAATGGCACCAACAGTGGTTTCTGCAGCTGATGAAAAAATAAGTCTCTTGGGTCTCTGCGGTAGGCTCTGTGGCTTTGTGTCCTCGGGAAGAGAGTCTGAGGGAATGCCCCAGAGGTGGCATAGAAAGGACCGCAGACTGGATGCTGGAGTCCAGGCACGGAGTCTGTTCTACAGCTCTTGAGGTGACCTTGCACAAGTTACTTCCTCCATCTCTTGGCACTTTAGTTTCCTTTTGTACCAAATACATGGTTGGCCTCATCTCTGAGGCTCTTCCAATCTGATCATTTTATCACCTGTATTGATCTCAGAAGCATACCAACTGGCTCCACACCCAGACCCCACGCCCCATCCATTCCCACTCTCCATTGCTCTGAAAGATGCTCTCAACATCCTTCTGGAGCTGTCTCTTCCTCGGGGGAGCCTCCAGTCTTTAGGAGGGGCTTGGCGAGGGAGGCTGCTTCATGGCTAGCCACAGACCTGTTCCACAGCCGTGCTGCAGATCCCACAACCCAACACTCCAAGGCATTTTATAGGTCCCTGGAGCtctccacaggagccctggtggtataaaggTTAAAGGACTTGGCTTTGagccagaaggtcagtggttctgacaaatcagctgctccacggaagaaagacgtGGCACTGAGCTGCCATAAAGCTTTATAGCAACAttctggagcagttctgccctgtccactaGGGCCTCTGtgcgtctgaatcaacttgatggccattgGCTATTTGCGGGAAGGAATGCAAGTTACCATGAGGGGCTTGCTTGCTGGGGAAAGCTGAGCATGGCCATTTTGAATTCTGCCTCAGGTGTCGGGGCTGGGGCCagggaaacccccccccccccgccccgctgcAGAGGGAGAGCGGCAGCCCCTGGGAATGAGTGGTTGGCCATTGTCTGTGTTGTAGGGATGTGCTCCTGCACCCGGGCTCCAGCCTGACGTGTTTAATATTTAATTCACCTTCCTGCGCTCAGCAAGGGTAATGCCGAGCTGCTTCTCAAAGGGGTTATCTAGGGAGAAGCAGCACATCAAAGCCAGGGCGGTTAGACTTCACCTTTCTCTGGGAGCGGGGAACCCAGGCAGTCCTACGCTTTCCGCTGACCAGCCTGGCATTGGGCAATCTGTCGTTGATTTTAAGAGCCCCTCACCCTACCCCACCACCACACAGAGACTGCTGGCTCTTTAGTGGTGGCGGTGGGCATACTTTAAAAGCATACTCTTGAGGAAATGGGTAGAGGGGAGGGAGTAATGGCTCTCATCGTTGAGAACAGATTGGCTGGACTCAACAAGACCCTTGACTCTAAGACAATTGGGGGGGGGTGTGCAGATAACAGGATAACTCAGAGAGCTGGGCAGCCAAGGAATGGAGCCCATGGCCCCCCACAACTTCACGGCAGACAGGGGCCCGTGATGTGAGGAGGGTTGCTGggagcttgttttgtttttaaattgtggtCAAGGTGTACCCAACCAGACACCTACCATCTCAGCGTCCTGCCATGCACCCTCAGTGGTTTAATTTATGTTCACCCTGTTGTTCCTCGGTCACCCTGTGCACTCCCGCAGTCCTACCCAGTCTGCCCACCATGCCTGTTCTGGCAGAACAAGCCCTGTCACCCATGCTACCTGATAATCCAAGGAATTCATTTAGATGTGGTACTTTATATTTAAGGAGTACTTCAGCATCTTCATCTCCTTCGCACCTCCAGCAACCCAAAGAGATGGGCACGATTATTTCCACTTGACAGTTCATGGACACCAAGACTTGGGACATTGGATGAGTGTCTTGGTGACCCTGATTGATAAGTGGCAGAGCCCAGGACTAGGGCACAGGCCTTTGCAGGCTCCAAACCTGGTCCTTCCTGCTTCCACACAGCTCCGTCCAGGTCCACTCAAGGCGTCACTGGGACCGATGGCCTTCCCCTCTGTCAGCCTCGGATTTCCACTGGCCTCATCAGGAGAAATAAGAAGCAGCTCCCTGAGGAATGGTGCATTGGTTGTTAAAGGCCCACCTTTCAGATACAAGCAAGGTGGAAGGGAAATTCCTGAAGGGGAATGAGTCCATGTCTTGTGACTTCTTGTCACACACACCAGCCCAGGACAATCTGTCTGGAGTCAGGCGTCCTGAAACTACGGCCCccggggccacatgcggcccgttgAGGACATTTacccggcccgccaggtgtttttgccccgttttttttttttatttcaaaataagatatgtgcagtatgcataggaatttgttcatagttattttttttaaactatagtccggccctccaacgggtctgagggacagtgaactggcccccagtttaaaaagtctgaggccCCCTGGGATAGAccaccagttctcaacctgtgggttgtgacccctttgggggtcaaacgacccttacacaggggtcgcctgattcatcacagtagcaaaatgacagtgatgaagtagcaacgaaaataattgtatggttggagggggtggtcaccaccaaatgaggaactgtatgaaagggtcgccgcattaggaaggttgagaaccactagtctagACAGAAGCCCGAACCTCCCAGAGGCCCTCAGGCAGGGCCTGGCTCAGCATGGGATGTTTCCCGGATGGTGGAGACAATTTGAGGACTCTGAGCCAGCCGTCCCCTGGGGAAAGGGGGGCAGGCGCACCTTTGAGATCATAATCCCAGCCCTGTCTGTTTCACAGTGTTGCCAGAAGATCAAATGAGATCATTAGTGTGAGAGTATTTGAAATAAATTGAAAGCATCAAATAAGTGGAGGGTATTAGCAGCCACAGAGTGGCTTCTATTTGACCAAGCAGGGGTCCGGAGATCACCAGGATTGACATCTTTGTTGTTAGCCCCAGTCTTATCTCCTTCCTGACCCCTCCACCCTGCTCCACTGCCTGGCTGAACTCCGCAGCGGCTTGGAGAAGACTGCCAGGAAAGGCTGCTCTCAGGGCCCTTCTGGAAATAAGCCGGGGTATTTTTGCTTCCCATCTGCAACCTGCTCTTCCCCCATTTTCTATGGtgtctcctccccttccctcacccTCTTCTCCCAGTTCATGGGCCCCTGTGGGGGCAGCTAAGCGGCAGTGGTTGCAACCCAGTGCCCTCATTCACTCTCTGAAGCATCGCATGGTCTGTCTCCCCTGCCTGCCACCTCTGGCCCTGTTTGTTCCCTTTGTTCTCCCTGGGCTGTGAACCCACCCCAGCCCAGCGGGTCTCCTTGCAATGTGTCTTGGCCCTCCTCCACCCACCATGGAGAGCAGCTCTCCGTCCTCACTGGTGTCTGTCCCTAGTCATCTGCAGTCCAGACCTGCGGAGTACCTCCAGGGGGGCTCCAGAGAGGAGCAGGCCCATCAGGGGGGAAGATGCGGGAAGAAGGCACAGACCCTTCCCTGAGGGCCCTGCACTGCTCAGCGAGTGCTCACAGGTCCTCCCGCTGTGCACACCCGCACATTGACTGCAGGGACCACTGGTAGACGTGGGCTAGGCCCACTTTACCCAAATAATTGTACacagggtttgttgttgttgtttaaggactGCTTTCATTTTGAAAGGAAACCCTTTGAGGAGTTGGGCCAGGTGATCTGTACAACTTTGCCTCTGGGACCTTGGAGGGGCAGGCAGGGACGGCAGTGGTACAGACACACGCTTGAGTGGAAACAAGGCGCCCGAGAAGTGGGACAGTGGCCCAGCCTGCCTTCCCTGAGGAAGTGGgtctgggagggggggagagctGGACTCTCCATAGGGTGTGGAGAAACCCTGCTGCAGAAGCAGCCCCTGAAATCAGAGGACTAAGGTCACCTTAGGAATCAAATGTGTACTCTCACCTTTGtggcttcccctcccctccttccttctACTTCTGAGCGTGAGGGTACAAGGGACAGAGTGACAAGCCCGAGAAGCCAACATCACAGCATCAATCATGACATGCACTGAACTCATGCTCTGTGCCAAGCCCTAGGCCACACACTATACAAACCACCCCCTCTGGTGAGACTCTCCCATCACCGTGTCATTTCTGCCCTCTTTTCGATGCTGGGCagacctgaggccaggggaggcaCACTCATCCAAGGTCATGTGGGTTGCATGTGGCAGACTGATTAGAACCCAGGTCACTTTGCCATGAAATTTGATCAGCTTTCATGCTGATCTGAGTTGGGCGAATTGGGTCTGGAGCTGGTTACCGGGAAGGTGGCGATCAGCATGGAGTTTGAGGTGGCAGAGCCCAGGGGAATTTAGAAGGAGGCACAGGGCTGGAAATGGCTATGATGGGGTTCATGCTTAGAAGAAACCCCAGATTAAAGCCGGGGTCCTCTGTTCTTGAGACACCCTCTGTGTCAGTGACTCCCACACCCAGGTCTCCCGTCCTGGCGTCTGGGTGGGCCTCATGTGGAGATCTGTGTTCCGAACACAGGCCTTGGTATCGTGCAGGCTGGCCTTGGTTACTTACTAGTCCTGGGACCTCTGAGGCCCAGCATTTCCTCATCCGTAACAGGACCCTGTCACAGTCTTGAGAAGATGAAGTGAGATAACAGATGTAGGCCCTATGCCACAGTTCCTGGCACACAATACGTGGTCTTACGGTTATTACCCATCCCCCTACGGATACAGGCAAGTAGATTCCTGCTCGCCTGAATGCCTACTTGATAcatcaaactcattctcttttagCCTGGCATTCAAGGCCTACAAGCATCTGACTGCAGTACCTACCCTTTCCAGGTGGCCTGCCTAAGTCAGCTCCTCCTGGAGGAGAACCTCACAGCCATGGTCCTTCCTCATCGGTTCTTATTGCTGGTGATaccattttcacatcctggatggtccCTGGCAACCTGGGAGTGGGAGTGATAGTAGCAGATGAAGCTTCCTATAAAgaataagcttttttttttcttttaagttgaATTGAACTGCTGTAAGAAGTAATGGGCTCACAGTCCTGCCTGGAAGTGTTCGGGAGAGACGGAATAGCAGAGATGGTCCAAAGGGAGTCATCTCTCTGGAAAGCCATGGCATTCGATGATCTTTAAagtccttgattttttttaaacagttttattggcgctTCATTTACACATCACGCATTCAGTACTTCAACTATATAAAGAATAGCTGCACAGTCTTCACCATGTcatttccccctgcccccacttgacaaaaacatacacaacaaaactttcaccggtTCAACGTCTTGGACATGGACAATTCAATACCATTGATGACACTTAGCGTTATACAACCACTATTGTAAAGGCCTTGATTTTTTTAATAGATAGCAAAGTTTATTGGTAGTTACTAGGGTCAGTGTACAGAAAGTTGGGGGTGGAGGATaggggtgatggaaaaactacatggaTCATGGAATGGTACGCTTGCaaacagattcttgtaattgctgtcaataaggcttaaacctgaaaaaaactgaacaggcaaaagtgtGTGATCGatgtacaaaggggcttcaaaaagtttgtgggaaagttccattatttaaacatttatttacagTCATCAATGGGGCTATTGCTTGCTGATTTGTTTGCTGGCTTGATTTCCACCTGCATGGCCAGGTGCAGGGCCTGCCCAAAACCTTGCAGGGCTGAGAGGTACTTGGTAAAGTTGGCGAGAGTGGATTCTACTTTGTTCTCAAAGGTCTCCAGGTCACAGTCAAGCTGCTTGGTCCTCTTGGGAGAGCTTCAGTCAGGTTGGCCCTCGCTTTGAGCtgaagaggtgcaaggagtctcgggcaGAAGACACATCTCAGACCCGCTTGGTGATccatgtggagatgggagactagagggcaggaaagagggggaggggaaggaggacaaggggaaagggaataggggagtgagccagggagagcaaggtcttgaatttttaaaatcaccaTTTGGTTTTGGAGTCCCACAGGAAATGTTCAGTTCATCTTTGAACGTTAGATTTGGAGAGTTTCAAATTTAAGGCCGTACAAATTCAACCAATAATGAAAGCTATTTCCACTCTCCACATGGCCAGTTAGAACAGAGCCAAAGATCACGAGACAGAGGCATGAAGAGACAGAAACCCGAAGGGCAGGAGAGCAGCAGAGGGGCcatggggagaggagagagaggcgggcaggaaggaggaaggagacgTGA harbors:
- the KIF3C gene encoding kinesin-like protein KIF3C, which translates into the protein MASKSKASEALKVVARCRPLSRKEEAAGHEQILTMDVKLGQVTLRNPRATPGELPKTFTFDAVYDPSSKQADLYDETVRPLVDSVLQGFNGTVFAYGQTGTGKTYTMQGTWVEPELRGVIPNAFDHIFTNISRSQNQQYLVRASYLEIYQEEIRDLLSKEPGKRLELKENPETGVYIKDLSSFVTKNVKEIEHVMNLGNQTRAVGSTHMNEVSSRSHAIFVITVECSERGSDGQDHIRVGKLNLVDLAGSERQNKVGPNTAAGAATQASGGGGGGGAGGSVGGGERPKEASKINLSLSALGNVIAALAGHRSTHIPYRDSKLTRLLQDSLGGNAKTIMVATLGPASHSYDESLSTLRFANRAKNIKNKPRVNEDPKDTLLREFQEEIARLKAQLEKKGMLGKRPRRKSSRKKKAVSAPPGYPEGSVIEAWVAEEEDDHNNNHRPPQPMVESALEKNMENYLQEQKERLEEEKAAIREDRSLVSEEKQKLLEEKEKMLADLWREQQATELLAAKYKAMESKLLIGGRNIMDHTNEQQKMLELKRQEIAEQKRREREIQQEMMLRDEETMELRGTYTSLQQEVEVKTKKLKKLYAKLQAVKAEIQDQHDEYIRVRQDLEEAQNEQTRELKLKYLIIENFIPPEEKNKIMNRLFLDCEEEQWKSQPLVPAGINNSQMKKRPTSAVGYKRPISQYARVAMAMGSHPRYRAENIMFLELDVSPPAVFEMESSQDQEQDPRALHMERLMRLDSLLERPSTSKVRKSRSWCQSPQRPPPSTTHASLAPASLRPATVLDHE